The sequence CGTCCCCCAAGGAGATGTGCGGAAACGCGAGCCTCGACTCGTGCCTGGTCACGTTGCAGCAGCATGAGCAGGACAAGCGGAACCTCTGTAAGAACATGCCGCCGGACCGCTGCCTGATGGCGCTGGAAGCCGATCGAAACAACCCGGGCTACACGCCGCCGGGAGAGACCTGGACGCTGCAGCCACATCCGGACATCGCTGGCATCCGTATGTATGGTCTCTGCGTCAATGGTAGTGTCGCGGGCTTTCTCGGCGCCGGGGAACAGGCCTGCATCGTGGGTGACGGCCAGGGTGTGGGTTGGACCTACTCACTGCAAGGGGATGTTGGCCCTAATGCTGGTTTCGGCGTGGGTATTAGCGGCGTGGCTTCCGATGGAGCTATCCACGACCAAATTGGCTCATCTGACTACTGGCAGGGCAGCCTGGGGAAAGTTGGGAATGTCCAGTATTCAGCTGGCCCCGGGGCTTGGAACCAACCAGTAAATACGGTCAGCGGTGGGGTTGGCATCGGGGTCGGGGGCGGCTATACCGAGGGTAAATCCGGGACCATTGGGGGCCGCTTGTTTGATTGGTGGTGGTGGGACTGATGCACGTGCATCAGCGGCATCGAATCCGAGGTTGGCGATGATGCTGACGTGACGAGCAATCGGGTGTCGGGTTCGACGGGCCGCCGGAGTTTGTTCAGCCGGCGCTGACGGACATCGGGGTCAAGGGTGGCCGCCGAGGTGAGTTTCCGCCTCGGCGGCCACTGCTCAACAGAAGTATGGCGAGATCACCTGGCCGGAACCTGCGCGCTCGGCTCGGCCACTTCCTTCACAAGTAGTAAGTTTTCAATTCGGGAGCGAGGCGTTCAACGAATCCGGTCGGCGGAGCGCTCCAGTCAGAAACTTTGTTACATCGACACGCCGTTGTGACGCATTGAGACTCGTCACCATTTTCATCCCTCGATGTGTCTTGCTGCTGTCCACAACAGGCACTTAGCCTGAGCGCGCTCAAAGGCTCAACGGGGGAGCGGCAACATGCAGGTGGAGCTCAGGCTACTCGGCAGGATGCAACTGTTCGTCGAGGGTGCCGACGTCACGCCGGGGGCGGCGAAGCGGCGGGCCGTCCTCACCGCCCTGGCGCTCGGTGCCAACCGGCCGGTGTCGCTGAACCGTCTGTCCAAGGTGGCCTGGGGCGACGTGCCCCCGCCGTCCGCGGTGGCCAACCTGCGGTCGCACGCGATGGGGCTGCGCCGGGTGCTGGGTGACCGGTTGCTCGCCCGATCCAACGCCTACGAGCTGTGCCTGGCCGGCGAGGAATTGGACGTCGACCGGTTCCAGCGGCTGGCCAGCAAGGGCCGGGCCGACCTGGCGGCCGGGAAACACCGTGCGGCGGTCGCGACGCTGACCGCTGCACTCGATCTTTGGCGTGGACCGGCCGGGGACGGTCTGCCGCCGGGGCCGCTTCTGGACGGTCACTGGGCCAGCCTGGAGGAGCAGCGCCTCCAGGTGTTCGAGGAGTGGGCGCAGGCGCGTCTGGCCGTCGGGGACCATGGCGACCTGCTCGGCGACCTGCGCCGCCATCTCGCCGCGCACCCGCTGCGCGAACGTGCCTGGGGTCAGTTGATGCTCGCCCTCTACCTGTGCGGGGACGTGCCGGCGTGTCTGACCGCGTATCGGGAGGCTCGCGCGGCGCTCGACGAACACCTGGGCGTCGAACCGGGGGAGGAGCTCGCGGCGCTGCACCGGGCTGTGCTTGACCGCTCCCTCGAAACGACGCACACCGCAGGCACCTCGGCCGGGCCGGAGAGCGAGGGGCGCGGCAACACACCCCTCGTACCCAGGGAACTGCCGGCCAACCTGACCACCTTCGTCGGGCGTACCCAGGAGTTGGCCGACGTGGTCGCGGCCGTGCGTGGCAGGACGCCGGCCGCCGTGGTCGTGAGTGGGCCGGCAGGCAGTGGGAAGACGGCGCTTGCGGTACGCGCGGCGCACGCGGTGGCCACCGAGTTCCCGGACGGTCAGGTCTTCGTCGACCTCGGGCGCCGACCGTCGATGACGGCCGGCGAGGTACTGGGCCGGGTGCTGCGCGCACTCGGGGTGCCCGCCGCCGAGGTGCCGGGAGACGTGGACGAGAGGGCCGGGTGGTACCGCTCCCGGGTCGCCGGCCGGCGCATGCTGCTGGTGGTCGACGGGGTGACCGGGGCCGAACAGGTGCGACCGCTCATTCCGGCCGGGCCCGGCCCGGCTCTGATCGTCGTCGGCCAGCGGCGGCTGCACGGGCTCGACGGCGTCACTCCGGTCGGGCTGCGTCCGCTGTCCGCCACCGGCGCGTGGGCGCTGCTCGCCGCGCACGTCGGGGCCGACCGGCTGGACGCGGAGCCCGCCGCCACCGCCGGGCTGATCCGGCTCTGCGCCGGCTCGGTGCTGGCCCTGCGAATCACCGCGTTGCGGTTGGCGAGCCACCCGAAGCTGGCGATCGGCGTCCTGATCGGGCAGGCGCGTGACGCGCAGGCCCGGCTGGACCTGCTGGCGTTCGGCGACCAGTCGGTGCGGGCGAGCCTGGCGGCTGGCGTCGCCGCGGTCCGCTCCGGGGACGAGGTGGCCGGCCGGATCCTCGCCCTGCTGGGGGAAACGCCCGATGCGGCAGCCGCCCCCGACCGTACGGCGGCGCGGCTCGGCGTCTCGGCCGAGCGCGTGTGGCGTGCGCTCGAGGACCTGGTGGACGCGCACCTCGTGTCCCGGGACGAGCGGGCCGGGTACCGGCTGCCCGCACTGGTCGACGACTACGTGGCCGAACTCGCGGCGACACCGTTGACGGCGGGCGGCCGGATGAGCCCGATGGCGGCGTGACGGGGCCTCAGGAGGCTCCGCCGCGCACGATGGCCACCGCCACCCGGCAGAACTCGTCCATGTCCGGGTTGAAGCCGGCCGCGATGTCGGGGTGCAGGCCGGCGCGGGTCTCGTCCAGCAGCCGCTGGCAGACCTGCTCGACCGGCTCGCCCGCGTAGCTGGCCCGGACCCGTTCGGTGGCCGCCTGCAGGGCCGAGGTCAGCTGATCCTCCAGCGCGCCGCGCAGCTTCTCCTGCACAGGGTCCAGCGCGCTCGGATCGAGCGTGACATGTGGCTCCGACATCGGCGCTCCCTTCGTCGGCGTCCGCGGTACCCCACCGCGGTCGTCGGTCAAACCTCGGCCGGTACGGCGGCCACCCGGACCTGGTACGAGAAGTCCTCTGCGGGCTCCTCCGCGTACGACAGCCGCCGGATCTGCCGGTCGTCGTCGTAGAGCGCGACGTCGACCAGGACGCCGAGATGGGCCAGCCCGATGTTGGCGACCCGCTTCTTGTCCTGGAGCACCGCGCACACCCCGCCGAGCAGGGTGCTGGCGTCCGAGGTGCGGTGCCCCGGCGGGCAGCGCAGGATCAGGTCGACCTCGACGGGCCCGGGCAGCGGCGTCCAGCCGGTGCGCTGGGCCGCGGCGCAGGCCGCCTGGAGCAGGGCGCGGACCCTCGTCGCCTGCCGGTGTCCGGCGGCGAAGATGGACAGCGCCTCGGTCTTGACCGGTGGCAGGCCGCTCACCTCGAACGTCAGGGCGAGAGCGCGGGTGTCCTGCACGACGGCACCTCCTCGTGGGGACGATCCTGCCCAACCGGTGGACCGGCGGAGGGAAGTTCGCGCGAGAACCAACCGATCGGGCGGGCTGGGGTCGGCCGGAGGCGTATCGACTTCGACGGCGACGCGCTGGCTGGTGAAGCTCACCTGACGCTAGTCGACCCGGCGGGCGCGGGGTAGCCCCACCGCGCCCACCTGCTGGGAACGACCGCCGGTCAGGCCGGCCGGCGCGGGGCGAAGGCGCAGAACTCGTTGCCCTCCGGGTCGGCGAGCACCCACCAGCCGATCGTTTCGTCAGGCTCGCGCAGCAGGGTCGCCCCGGCGGCGATCAGGGCGGTGGCGTCCGGGCCGGCCAGGTCGACGTCCCAGTGCACCCGGTTCTTGACCCGCTTGCGCTCCGGCACGGGGTCGAAGAGCCAGTAGTCCCAGGGGAAGTTGGCCGCGCCGACCACCGAGACGTGGCCCTCCGCCGAGGTCTTCACCCGACCGCCCACCACGCCCGCCCACCAGGTGGCCTGGGCCGTCGGGTCGGCGCTGTCCACCACCATCTCGAACGGCCCGGGCCGCCTGCCCTCGCGCGCCGCGAACGCGCAGAACTGGTTGCCCTCCGGGTCGGCGAGCACCCACCAGCTGATCTCGGCGTCGGGCTCCCGCACCAGCCGGGCGCCCGCGGCCAGCAGCGCCGCCGGGTCGGCGTCGGCCAGTCGCAGGTCCAGGTGCACCCGGGTCTTGCCGGTACGCGGCTCGGGCACCCGGTTGACCCAGATCGACTCCGGCCCGGCCCCGCCCGGCCGCGGGTCGACCCGGAAGTCGCCGTCACCGGTGTCGACCACCTCGCCACCGAGGATCCGGGCCCAGAACCCGGCCAGCGAACGGGGGTCGGCGGCGTCCATGCAGAGATCCTTGAAGCGCGCGATCATCGGGTCATCATGCCCGCCCACCCGACACCACGCCGCCCCGCCGCGGGCCGGGGGAGGGTCAGCGGCGGCCGCGCTTGACCTCGTGGAAGGCCGGCATCCGCAGCAGTGGCAGCAGCGAGTCCCAGATGGTCAGCGCGTCGTCGAGCTCGGGCACCTCGCTCAGGATCGGCCCGTGGATGCCGCGCTCCGCGCCGGGCACCATCAGCACCGGCGAGCCGACGTCCGGGCCCGCCGAGGCGCACGCCACGGCGTGCGACTCGCGTACCGCCTCGTCCCAGCGCTCGTCGTCGAGGGCCGGCGCCGCCTCGCCCAGCCCGGCCGCGTCGACGGCGGCGGTCACGATCGACGCGGCGAGCGGGTTGCCGGCGTCGTGACTGCGTGCGCCCAGCTCGGTGTAGAAGCGGGCGACGTCCTCGGGGCGGCCCTGGGCGCGCAGCGCCTCCACCAGCCTCAACGCCCGGCTCGACGCGGTCATCGCGTCGGCGAACTGCGGCGGGACGTTGCCCTCGTTGAGGATCGCCAGGCTGAACGCCCGCCACCCGACGCTGAGCCCGCGGGCCTCGGCGACCCGCACCAGCCAGCGCGAGGTGCGCCAGGTCCACGGGCAGGCGGGGTCGAAGAAGAAGGTCGCATCCATCGGCCGAGCCTACGGCGGGGCCGACCGACCCGCACCGCGGTGATCTCCCGCACACCCACGGCCCGGACATGCGCATCGTCACGCTGAGGTTTCGGGGCGTCGCGGGTCGGGCACTGTGGGCGCACGAAACGCCCGGACCTGGCGCGATTCCGCCGCCCACTGTCCGGGCCGTCTCGCCGTGCGCCGGGGCACGGGCCTTCCCCCGGTCTCTCGCCGAAGAAAGGGGGAGGGCGATGACGACAGACCCCGAAGCGATCCGACATCGGCGCCGTCCGGGCGTTCGGCTCGGGGCGGCGGCCGCCGCGCTGGCGCTGGTCGCGCCACTGGCGGCGTGCGGCTCCGATGGCGCAGGCGGCGGTACGCCCACGATCAACCTGTACTACCCGCCGGAGCAGAACCTCCAGAAGGTGGTCGACGACTGCAACGCCCAGGCACAGGGGCGTTACCGGATCGCCTACCGGGTGCTGCCGCGGCAGGCCGACGACCAGCGGGTGCAGCTGGTCCGTCGGCTGGCCGCGCAGGACACCGGGATGGACGTGCTCGGCCTCGACGTCACCTGGACCCAGGAGTTCGCCAGCGCCGACTGGATCCGCGAGTGGACCGGCCAGGACAAGGCCGAGGTGGAGCAGGGCACGCTGACCGGCCCGCTGGAGACCGCCCGGTACGAGGGCAAGCTCTACGCCGCCCCGAAGAACACCAACGTGCAGCTGCTCTGGTACCGCAGTGACCTGGTGCCGCAGGCCCCGACCAGCTGGGACGACATGATCAAGGCAGCCCAGGACCTCAAGGGACAGGGCAAGCCGTACCAGGTGCTCACCATGGGCGCCCAGTACGAGGGACTGGTCGTCCTCTACAACACCATGGCCGAGAGCGCCGGCGGGAAGATCCTCAGCGACGACGGCAAGCAGGCCGTGATGGACGCCGGGACGGTCAAGGCGCTGGACCAGCTCAAGCGCTTCGCCACGTCGGGCGTGGCCTCCCCGTCGTTCACCAACGCCACCGAGGACCCGGTACGGCTGGAGTTCCAGGCCGGCGGCGGCGCCTTCCAGGTCAACTGGCCCTTCGTCTACCCGGCGTTGCAGGAGGCGGACCCGGAGCTGGCCAAGAAGGTCAAGTGGGCCCGGGTGCCGGGCATCGACGCGAACACCCCGAGCAAGGTCACCATCGGCGGGGTGAACATGGCGGTCAGTTCCTACTCGAAGCACCCGACGGAGTCCTTCGAGGCGGCCAGGTGCATCCGCAACGAGAAGAACCAGAAGTTCTCCGCCATCAACGACGGCGTGCCGCCGACCATTGAGAAGGTCTACGACGACCCGGAGATGGCCAAGGCGTACCCGATGAAGGAGACCATCCTCGACGAGCTCAAGGAGCCGGCGGTCCGACCGCTGACCCCGGCGTACCAGAGCATCTCCACGGTGATGTCGGCGATCCTGTCGCCGCCGTCGGGGATCCAGCCGGACCGGACGGCCGACGAGTTGCGCGACGCGATCTCCGACGCCCTCCAGTCCAAGGGGGTCCTGCCGTGACGAACCGAACCCAGCGCCGCCGGCCGACCGGTGGCGGCAACCGTCCGGAGGTGACGGCATGAGCATCAACGCCACTCCCACCGGGGCGGAGGTCGCGGCCGAGGCCGAGCGGCCCACCGGCCGGCACGCGGCGGTGCCCGCCCAGCGGGCCGGCCGCCGGGCGAAGACCCCGTTGAGCGAGAACAAGAAGGCCGAGCGCCGGCTGGGCTGGCTGCTCTGCGCCCCGGCCGCGCTGGTCATGCTGCTGGTGACCGCCTACCCGATCATCTACTCGGTCTGGCTGTCGCTGCAGCGCTTCGACCTGCGCTTCCCCGACCAGCGCGAGTTCATCGGGCTGGAGAACTACGGCACCGTGCTGACCAACGAGTTCTGGTGGACCGCGTTCGGTGTCACCATGCTGATCACGGTGGTCACCGTCGCGATCGAGCTGGTGCTCGGCATGGGGCTGGCGCTGATCATGCACCGGACGCTGGTCGGCCGGGGCATCGTCCGCACCGCCGCGCTGATCCCGTACGGCATAGTCACGGTGGTGGCCGCCTTCTCCTGGCGGTACGCCTGGACGCCCGGCACCGGCTACCTGGCCAACCTCTTCGACGGCAGCGCGCCGCTGACCGAGCGGGCCAGCTCGCTGGCGATCATCATGCTGGCCGAGATCTGGAAGACCACCCCGTTCATGGCCCTGCTGCTGATGGCCGGGCTGGCGCTGGTCCCGGAGGACCTGCTCAAGGCCGCCTCCACCGACGGGGCGACCGCCTGGCAGCGGTTCACCAAGGTGATGCTGCCGGTGATGAAGCCGGCGATCCTGGTCGCGCTGCTGTTCCGCACCCTGGACGCGTTCCGGGTCTTCGACAACATCTTCGTGCTGACGGCGGGCGGCAACGAGACCTCCTCGGTGTCGATGCTCGCCTACAACAACCTGATCCGGGGCCTCAACCTCGGCATCGGTTCGACGATGTCGGTGCTGATCTTCCTCACCGTGGCGATCACCGCCTTCGTCTTCGTGAAGCTGTTCGGTACCGCTGCTCCGGGCAGCGACGACGGGGAGAGGCGCTGACATGGCCGAAACCACCACCCGGGCGAAGCTGCGCTGGGGTCTGCTGGACGTCATCGTCGTCGTCTTCGCGCTGATCCCGGTGCTCTGGATCGCCTCGCTGTCGTTCAAGACCCCGGCCACCCTCACCGACGGGAGGTTCATCCCCCGCGAGTGGACGCTGGACAACTACCGGACGATCTTCGACACCGACCAGTTCGTCCGGGCACTGGTGAACTCGATCGGCATCGCGCTGATCGCCACGCTGATCGCGGTGGTGCTCGGGGCGATGGCCGCGTACGCGATCTCGCGGCTGGACTTCCCCGGCAAGAAGCTGCTGGTCGGCGTCTCCCTGCTGATCGCGATGTTCCCGCAGGTGTCGCTGGTGTCGCCGCTGTTCGAGATCGAGCGGCAGCTCGGCCTCTTCGACACCTGGCCGGGCCTGATCCTGCCGTACATCACCTTCGCGCTGCCGCTGGCGATCTACACGCTGTCGGCGTTCTTCAAGCAGATCCCGTGGGACCTGGAGAAGGCGGCCAAGATGGACGGCGCCACCCAGGGCCAGGCGTTCCGGCGGGTGATCGCCCCGCTGGCCGCGCCCGGCCTGTTCACTACGGCGATCCTGGTCTTCATCTTCTGCTGGAACGACTTCCTCTTCGCGATCACGCTCACCTCCACCGAGCGGGCCCGCACGGTGCCGGTGGCGCTGTCGTTCTTCACCGGCGAGTCGCAGTTCGAGGATCCCACCGGGGCGATCTGCGCCGCCGCCGTGGTGATCACCATTCCGATCATCCTGTTCGTGCTCTTCTTCCAGCGCCGCATCGTCTCCGGACTGACCTCCGGCGCAGTCAAGGGATAGGTGGTAGTCGTGGCTGACATCGTGCTCGACAAGGTGAGCAAGCGGTTCCCGGACGGGACCGTGGCGGTGCAGGACGTCGATCTGGAGATCGCCGACGGCGAGTTCGTCATCCTGGTCGGCCCCTCCGGCTGCGGGAAGTCCACCACCCTCAACATGATCGCCGGGTTGGAGGACATCAGCTCCGGTGAGCTGCGCATCGCCGGGCAGCGGGTGAACGACAAGGCGCCCCGGGACCGGGACATCGCGATGGTGTTCCAGTCGTACGCGCTCTACCCGAACATGACCGTCCGGGAGAACATGGCCTTCCCGCTGCGGCTGCAGAAGCTGGACAAGGAGACCATCACCCAGAAGGTGGACGAGGCGGCCAAGGTCCTGGAGCTGACCGCGCTGCTGGACCGTAAGCCGGCGAACCTCTCCGGCGGCCAGCGCCAGCGGGTGGCGATGGGTCGGGCCATCGTCCGCCAGCCCAAGGCGTTCCTGATGGACGAGCCGCTGTCCAACCTGGACGCCAAGCTGCGGGTGCAGATGCGCACCGTGGTGTCCCGGCTGCAGAAGCAGCTCGGCACCACCACCGTCTACGTCACCCACGATCAGACCGAGGCGATGACCCTCGGCGACCGAGTGGTGATCATGCGGGGCGGCGCGGTGCAGCAGGTCGGCCCGCCGCAGGAGCTCTACGACCACCCCCGCAACCTCTTCGTCGCCGGTTTCATCGGCTCCCCGTCGATGAACTTCCTGCACGCGGCGGTCTCCGATGGCACCTTGCGGACGGCGCTCGGCGACGTGCCGATCGGCGATCGGCTTCGCCGGCAGCTCGAAGGGGCCGACGCTCCCCGCGAGCTGATCCTCGGCATCCGTCCGGAACACTTCGAGGACGCCGAGCTGGTCGACGACGAGACCCGCCGCCGGGGCATGGAGTTCGAGGCGCCGGTGGACATCGTCGAGTCGATGGGCTCGGACAAGTACGTCTACTTCACCGTCGAGGGGGAGCGGGCCAGCGCCGCCGAGCTGGAGGAACTGGCCGCCGACGCCGGCGCCGCCGACTTCACCGGCACCGGGGCCAGCCTGGTCACCCGCCTGTCGGCCGAGTCCCCGGTGGCGGAGGGCACGAGCCGCCGGGTCTGGTTCAACCTGGAGAAGATCCACCTGTTCGACCCGTCCAGCGGTCGCAACCTGACCCTGCACGAGGGCCGGGCCGCGGGCGCGCTGGCCGACTGACGGTCGTCGCCGAGGGGCCGGTGGGTGTCCACCCCCGGCCCCCTCGCGTTGCCGCCCCGGCCCCAGTCCCGGAGCAGCTACCGAGCCTGGGCGTCCTCACCGACCGTCACACCGCCCGTGCCGGCCGACACCCGAGCGGCACGCTTTGCTCTGCTGCCGCCCCGGCAACAGTGACGATCCGTGGCTGTTGCCGGGAGGGCAGCAGAGCAAAGCGTGCGAGGCGAGGGTGGCGGGGTGGGGTAAGAGTTCGGCATCCAGGCAGGTCAGGGAGATGGCGCGTGTCTGGGCGGCCGGCGTCGCTCGCGGGTGGAGGTCAGTCCGGTTACGGATGGTGACGATGCGGGTGGCGCGGAGCCGGGGTCACCAGGAGTGATGAAGGGGCAGGCCGAGGAAGTCGGCGTACCGGGTGAGGGCGGCCTCGACCCGACCGCGCACCGTGTCGTCGAACGGGGTCAGCTGCCGCACGGTCACGCTGACCCGGGCCCGGCCGATGGTGCGCTTCCACGTGCCCACGACCCGGCCGCCGCGCACGATCGTGGACTGGAACACGCCGTTGCCGCCGGGGACCACGGCCTGCCGGTGCGCGGGGTCGAGCATCAGCGTGCGGTCCTTGTAGCCGAGCAGGTACTCGTCGAACCCGGGCAGCGCCAGCACGTCGTCGCGCGCGGTGCGGGGTGCGTCCAGCAACGCCGCGTCGAGCACGGCCGGCACCCCGTCCACCTCCACCGTGGCCAGGTCGTCGCCGGCCACCGCGATGCCCCGCCGGGCGTCCGTCGCGGTCAGCCCCGTCCAGCCGGCGAAGTCCTGCCGCGTTGTCGGCCCGTGGGACCGGAAGTAGCGGAGCGCCAGCAGACCGAGCGCCTCGTCGCGCTCGAGGCGGCGCGGCTCGGGCGCCCACTCGTCGAGCAGGGCGAAGGTCTGCTCGGTCCCGACGTGCGGGGCGATGCAGGTGACGCCGCGCTGGCTGGCGTACCAGAGCAGGTGGTAGCCGCGCTGGCCGGCCGGGTCGATGCCGGCGGCGGCCAGGGTGGCCAGGCACTCGGCGCGGGTGAGCCGGCCGCCGCCGGCCAGGGCCGCGCCGAGCACGTCGGCCGCCCGGTCGGCGTCCGCCTCGGTGAGGCCGAGCGCGTTCCGGCGGGCCGCCGCGCCGCGCAGCGCCCGCACGCCGGTCACCTCGAGCATCCAGCGGGCGTCCCGCGGGGGTACGAGGTGCACGGTGCCCCGCATCGGCCAGGTACGCAACGCCTCCCGGCGTTCCAGGGCCGCCCGCACGTCCGCCACCGTCCACCCGGGCAGGCGGGTGCCCAGCGACCACAGGCCGCTCGCCGCGTCCTGCGCCTGCATCGCGCCGAACCACTCGACCACGCCGGCGATGTCCCGCGGCCGGCCGCGCGGGTGCTCCCGCAACAGCAGGCTGGTCATCCGTAACGCCAACGCCTGGCCGCCGGTCAACCGCACAGTGCCGCCCTTCGCCCGGTAACGACGGTCAGCCTAGGCGGCGGCACCGACACCGATCCGGACACGGCGCCGGGCGGGCGGGCCACGGCCCACCCGCCCGACGTCCACGATCACCGACCGTGGCGTGCGCGGTCAGCGCCGCCGGCGTGCCGGCTCCGGCACGTCCGCGTCGACCCGCTCGCGGCGGACCTGGGCGTCGATCGGCTCATTCTCGACGATCTCGTCCTTGGTCAGCCGGACCCGCTCGACCGGCACCTGGTCCTTGCCGACCACGGGCCGCTCGGCGCGCAGCTCCATCTCACGCTGCTCGTCGCGGATGTCCGGCCGGACGTCGCCGCGGTTCGCCGCGGTGATCGGCTCGCGCACCACCCGTACCTCGTCGTGCTCGACCGGCACCGTGGTGTGCACGTCCTCGGTCACCACGTGCTTGTTCAGCCGGGCCTTGCCCGCCGGCTCGCTCTGCGTACCGACCCGCAGCCGCTCCTCGGACCGGGTCACCTCCGGCGCACCGGGCCGCCGCTGCGGCTGTTCCTGCTGCTGCTGGATCTGGTAATGCCGGTAGAGCTGGGCGAGCTGGTCCGCGCCGAGCGGCGCCTCGGTCCCCGACTCGACGGCGGGCGCGCTGCGCACGGTCGCCTTGTCGTAGGGCACCCGCAGGCGACCCTCGGCCATCCCGGCCCCGGCAAGCGGCGCCATGGACTCGTGGTGTCCCATCACGCCGGTCTTCACACTGACCCAGGTGGCCTCGCCGGCCGGATCGGCCCAGACCTGGGCCACAGTGCCGATCTTGGCGCCCGAGCGGTCCTGGACGTCCTGCCCGTACAGCGAGCGGACCTGCTGTTCGGTGAGTCGCATCGTTCGTCCTTCCTCTCGTGGGTCACGACGTGGCTACCCGGCCCGCGCGGAGCACATTCGTGAGGACGGCCGTGGATAGCAGCAGCGGGAGAACAGGTGCCGGAGGGGACGCATAAGTGTCGGGACATCGGGGATGCGCCGTCCGGGACCGTAGCGAAGAATGCGAGGTATGAGATGACCGCGTCCAGTGAGCCCGCCCCGCGCGCCCGTCCTGCCGGAGGTACGCCGGCCAAGACCAGCGCCGCCGCCACCTTCGCCCTGGTGTTCGGCGTCGCGGCGCTGTTCAGCGTGCTGACCGCCATCCTCGCCTGGATCGGTCTGCTGCTCGGGATCATCGGGGTGATCCTGGGGATCGTCGGACTGAAGATGAGCCGCCGCCCGGGGGTGACCGGGCGGGGGGTGGCGATCGGGGGGCTGGTGCTCAGCATCCTGGCGGTGCTGCTCGGGTTGGCCCTCGCGGCCGGGATCAGCACCTTCGTCAACGACGAGGGTGCGGTGGACCGCCTCCAGCAACAGGTCGACGACCTGCGCGACCGACTCGACGACTGAGCCGGACACGGGCCGCCGACCTGTTGGCGAAGCCCCCCAGCTGACACGGGCCCTGATCGCGCTACGCCCGCTCTCGCGGGCGGAGCGCGAT comes from Micromonospora purpureochromogenes and encodes:
- a CDS encoding AfsR/SARP family transcriptional regulator → MQVELRLLGRMQLFVEGADVTPGAAKRRAVLTALALGANRPVSLNRLSKVAWGDVPPPSAVANLRSHAMGLRRVLGDRLLARSNAYELCLAGEELDVDRFQRLASKGRADLAAGKHRAAVATLTAALDLWRGPAGDGLPPGPLLDGHWASLEEQRLQVFEEWAQARLAVGDHGDLLGDLRRHLAAHPLRERAWGQLMLALYLCGDVPACLTAYREARAALDEHLGVEPGEELAALHRAVLDRSLETTHTAGTSAGPESEGRGNTPLVPRELPANLTTFVGRTQELADVVAAVRGRTPAAVVVSGPAGSGKTALAVRAAHAVATEFPDGQVFVDLGRRPSMTAGEVLGRVLRALGVPAAEVPGDVDERAGWYRSRVAGRRMLLVVDGVTGAEQVRPLIPAGPGPALIVVGQRRLHGLDGVTPVGLRPLSATGAWALLAAHVGADRLDAEPAATAGLIRLCAGSVLALRITALRLASHPKLAIGVLIGQARDAQARLDLLAFGDQSVRASLAAGVAAVRSGDEVAGRILALLGETPDAAAAPDRTAARLGVSAERVWRALEDLVDAHLVSRDERAGYRLPALVDDYVAELAATPLTAGGRMSPMAA
- a CDS encoding RusA family crossover junction endodeoxyribonuclease translates to MQDTRALALTFEVSGLPPVKTEALSIFAAGHRQATRVRALLQAACAAAQRTGWTPLPGPVEVDLILRCPPGHRTSDASTLLGGVCAVLQDKKRVANIGLAHLGVLVDVALYDDDRQIRRLSYAEEPAEDFSYQVRVAAVPAEV
- a CDS encoding VOC family protein, whose product is MIARFKDLCMDAADPRSLAGFWARILGGEVVDTGDGDFRVDPRPGGAGPESIWVNRVPEPRTGKTRVHLDLRLADADPAALLAAGARLVREPDAEISWWVLADPEGNQFCAFAAREGRRPGPFEMVVDSADPTAQATWWAGVVGGRVKTSAEGHVSVVGAANFPWDYWLFDPVPERKRVKNRVHWDVDLAGPDATALIAAGATLLREPDETIGWWVLADPEGNEFCAFAPRRPA
- a CDS encoding mycothiol-dependent nitroreductase Rv2466c family protein; its protein translation is MDATFFFDPACPWTWRTSRWLVRVAEARGLSVGWRAFSLAILNEGNVPPQFADAMTASSRALRLVEALRAQGRPEDVARFYTELGARSHDAGNPLAASIVTAAVDAAGLGEAAPALDDERWDEAVRESHAVACASAGPDVGSPVLMVPGAERGIHGPILSEVPELDDALTIWDSLLPLLRMPAFHEVKRGRR
- a CDS encoding ABC transporter substrate-binding protein, producing the protein MTTDPEAIRHRRRPGVRLGAAAAALALVAPLAACGSDGAGGGTPTINLYYPPEQNLQKVVDDCNAQAQGRYRIAYRVLPRQADDQRVQLVRRLAAQDTGMDVLGLDVTWTQEFASADWIREWTGQDKAEVEQGTLTGPLETARYEGKLYAAPKNTNVQLLWYRSDLVPQAPTSWDDMIKAAQDLKGQGKPYQVLTMGAQYEGLVVLYNTMAESAGGKILSDDGKQAVMDAGTVKALDQLKRFATSGVASPSFTNATEDPVRLEFQAGGGAFQVNWPFVYPALQEADPELAKKVKWARVPGIDANTPSKVTIGGVNMAVSSYSKHPTESFEAARCIRNEKNQKFSAINDGVPPTIEKVYDDPEMAKAYPMKETILDELKEPAVRPLTPAYQSISTVMSAILSPPSGIQPDRTADELRDAISDALQSKGVLP
- a CDS encoding carbohydrate ABC transporter permease — its product is MSINATPTGAEVAAEAERPTGRHAAVPAQRAGRRAKTPLSENKKAERRLGWLLCAPAALVMLLVTAYPIIYSVWLSLQRFDLRFPDQREFIGLENYGTVLTNEFWWTAFGVTMLITVVTVAIELVLGMGLALIMHRTLVGRGIVRTAALIPYGIVTVVAAFSWRYAWTPGTGYLANLFDGSAPLTERASSLAIIMLAEIWKTTPFMALLLMAGLALVPEDLLKAASTDGATAWQRFTKVMLPVMKPAILVALLFRTLDAFRVFDNIFVLTAGGNETSSVSMLAYNNLIRGLNLGIGSTMSVLIFLTVAITAFVFVKLFGTAAPGSDDGERR
- a CDS encoding carbohydrate ABC transporter permease; this translates as MAETTTRAKLRWGLLDVIVVVFALIPVLWIASLSFKTPATLTDGRFIPREWTLDNYRTIFDTDQFVRALVNSIGIALIATLIAVVLGAMAAYAISRLDFPGKKLLVGVSLLIAMFPQVSLVSPLFEIERQLGLFDTWPGLILPYITFALPLAIYTLSAFFKQIPWDLEKAAKMDGATQGQAFRRVIAPLAAPGLFTTAILVFIFCWNDFLFAITLTSTERARTVPVALSFFTGESQFEDPTGAICAAAVVITIPIILFVLFFQRRIVSGLTSGAVKG
- a CDS encoding ABC transporter ATP-binding protein yields the protein MADIVLDKVSKRFPDGTVAVQDVDLEIADGEFVILVGPSGCGKSTTLNMIAGLEDISSGELRIAGQRVNDKAPRDRDIAMVFQSYALYPNMTVRENMAFPLRLQKLDKETITQKVDEAAKVLELTALLDRKPANLSGGQRQRVAMGRAIVRQPKAFLMDEPLSNLDAKLRVQMRTVVSRLQKQLGTTTVYVTHDQTEAMTLGDRVVIMRGGAVQQVGPPQELYDHPRNLFVAGFIGSPSMNFLHAAVSDGTLRTALGDVPIGDRLRRQLEGADAPRELILGIRPEHFEDAELVDDETRRRGMEFEAPVDIVESMGSDKYVYFTVEGERASAAELEELAADAGAADFTGTGASLVTRLSAESPVAEGTSRRVWFNLEKIHLFDPSSGRNLTLHEGRAAGALAD